The region TGACACGGCATGTAATTAAATCCACAGCCCGGCATCACAGGCGATATTGGCATGATTGGGTAACATGGCATTTGCGGAGGCATTTCTATACTCTCCATCTCAGGACTTTCTGGCGATTCATGCTTGGGAAGTTCTTTTGGTGCTTCTTTTTTTGGAGCCTGCATCGCCATATTAACTGTGTAATAATTGTTAATATCAATCTCAGGTGCAATCGGCTTTAATTTAGGAAGCTTTGGTGCAACTGGCATTTCTTTTTTAGGCTGCGCAATTGGTGCTTCTTTTTTAGGCTGTGCGACCGGCGCTTCTTTCTTTGGCTGCGCAATCGGCGCTTCCTCTTTCGGTTGAGCAATCGGTGCTTCTTTCTTTGGCTGCGCAATTGGTGCTTCTTTTATCGGTTGCATAAACGGTGTTTGAGCAGGCTGATTAGCTGACTTTTGCTCATCTGGACTTTCATCAATTTCCGTTACTGGATAAGCTTTTGTGGATTGGTCACTATAAGGGTGTTGAACTTTAGGCATTTCTTTTATACCAGGTGAAGGAGCTCCTTCTTTTTGAACAGGCACTCCGCTTGTCGGCACTTTAATTTTCATTCCAGGCATGATCATGTCTGGATTGCTTAATTGAGAATTCGCTTTTTTTAACTCTTCAAAATTAACCCCATACTTTTCAGCGATTTTCCAAAGGGTATCCCCTTTTTGAACGATATGGATTTTCAACGTCATTCCCCTCCCGAGTAGAGTCTCTGCCATCTATATGTGCAAAATCAAAGTAAGTTCTGTTTGTTCATCACAAGATATGCCTTGAACCATTTTTTTATTCATTTTGCCAACAGTTTGGTTCAAGTTTTTACAATAAAGAAAAAAGACTTATCAACACAAACAATATGTCAATAAGTCTTCTTTTAGACCTTCTCTTTTTAATTGTCTTAAAAACCTTTATGCTCGTTCTAACATATTCGTTAGCGCTTTGATAGCACCTTCTGCTGTATGCCTATCCACCTTGATTTGATTCACTTCTATTCCTTCTTCAATGCTTTCTAAAGCCCACAGCAAGTGAGGCAAATCAATTCGGTTCATCGTCAAACAAGGACACATATAGGGATTAAGCGAAACAATTTCTTTATCCGGATGACTGTTAATAATCCGTTTCACTAAGTTCATTTCCGTACCAATGGCCCATTTAGAGCCTGAAGGAGCTTTTTCAATTGTATCAATAATATATTTTGTAGAACCTGCATAATCTGATTTTTGCACCACTTCATAGGAACACTCCGGATGAACAATAATATTCATCTCAGGTTGCTTCTCGCGTAAATAATCAATATTTTTAACCGTGAAATTTTCGTGCACAGAACAGTGACCTTTCCAAAGAATCACCTTGACGTTGTTCATATCCCCTTCGTATTCAAGCATTTCTTCAATAGGATTCCAAATGGCCATTTCATCTAGTCCAACACCTAAATCATAAGCTGTGTTTCTGCCCAAATGCTGATCTGGCAAAAAGAGAATGCGCTCTTTTTTAGAAAATGCCCACTCCACCATATTTTTTGCATTTGAAGATGTTACTGTTGCACCATCGTGTTCGCCTACAAAAGATTTAATTGCAGCTGTAGAATTCACATACGTAAGCGGAATAATCGTATCTCCGAAAAGATTCTGCAGGACAGGCCATGCCTTTTCTGTTTGCTGAATAGTAGCCATATCAGCCATTGAACAGCCAGCTCGCATATCAGGTAAAATGACTTTTTGATTTTCATCTGTTAAAATATCAGCTGTTTCTGCCATGAAATGAACGCCGCAAAACACAATATGCTCAGCTTCT is a window of Priestia aryabhattai DNA encoding:
- the safA gene encoding SafA/ExsA family spore coat assembly protein: MTLKIHIVQKGDTLWKIAEKYGVNFEELKKANSQLSNPDMIMPGMKIKVPTSGVPVQKEGAPSPGIKEMPKVQHPYSDQSTKAYPVTEIDESPDEQKSANQPAQTPFMQPIKEAPIAQPKKEAPIAQPKEEAPIAQPKKEAPVAQPKKEAPIAQPKKEMPVAPKLPKLKPIAPEIDINNYYTVNMAMQAPKKEAPKELPKHESPESPEMESIEMPPQMPCYPIMPISPVMPGCGFNYMPCHPPMYAPHSYPMPMYQQAPMYHHGHENESFEEHAMGAHMAPMPMYPMMPHSCYGPVQCSPCPPPWGYQQPVYPAYHQAPMYPQVQGAMTGGHYESSSDGFENAHNNYGQHYAPQQQGDCGCGEPRPYDYAPQQPYPQYQQQVPYGFQDPRAPYPAPYGMIGVPSYPAFDPNAFSIPEYDEYDEDED
- the nadA gene encoding quinolinate synthase NadA; protein product: MSLLQTLQQQTLPAKYTELTENEMKRRVIEIKKKLGSKLFLLGHHYQKDEVYEFADAVGDSLQLAQIAAENREAEHIVFCGVHFMAETADILTDENQKVILPDMRAGCSMADMATIQQTEKAWPVLQNLFGDTIIPLTYVNSTAAIKSFVGEHDGATVTSSNAKNMVEWAFSKKERILFLPDQHLGRNTAYDLGVGLDEMAIWNPIEEMLEYEGDMNNVKVILWKGHCSVHENFTVKNIDYLREKQPEMNIIVHPECSYEVVQKSDYAGSTKYIIDTIEKAPSGSKWAIGTEMNLVKRIINSHPDKEIVSLNPYMCPCLTMNRIDLPHLLWALESIEEGIEVNQIKVDRHTAEGAIKALTNMLERA